A stretch of DNA from Gaiellales bacterium:
GGGTGCAGCTCGTCAAGAAGACCACCATCCCGGAGGGCCTCCTCTACCTCTTCTGCGGAGAGACGGCGAGCGACGACGCCGTCTACAGCGTCACGCTGCTGCTCATCTGAACCTCGTTCCCGTCGGCGAACGGGCGCCTGCGCGGCGGCGGTGTCGGTTCCGCATCGTTCGTGAGCGCCCGCCGCGCGTGCCACAGGCACCAGACGACGAGCGCGATCTGGGCGGGGGCGCCGACCGCGAGCGAGACCACGACCAGGCCGCCGACGCCGCTCATGAGAAGCGTGCCCAGGCGGAGCGCTGCCGCCGCCACGCAGTAGACGCCCCACACGACCGACTGCAGCCCGAACTCGCGGCGGTAGGCCCGGCTCGCCCGGAACTCCTCGGGGAACGGATACCAGGCCCGGGCGAACGCGCCGACGAGCGGCTTGTCGACGGCCGCGGAGACGAGGAAGGCGATCCCCCAGCAGGCGCCCAGCACGACGGGCTGGGCCAGGTAGACCGTGGCGCTGTGCGCGGCCAGGCCGACGATCGACTGCACGACGATGAAGACGAACGTGACCGCCGCAAGCGCGATGTCGCGGCCGCGCCGGTGCTGCAGGCAGACCACCGCGCCGGCGGCAAGGCTCGAGGCGACGATTGCGGCGGGCAGGCTGCTCGCGCGCAGCACGGCGTAGAAGGCCAGCACCGGCAGGACGCCCTCGAGCGCGAACGTCGGCAGCCCGCGCGAGAGGAGCAGCCGCCAGGTCGGGTCGGGCAGGT
This window harbors:
- a CDS encoding VC0807 family protein, which encodes MTDLPDPTWRLLLSRGLPTFALEGVLPVLAFYAVLRASSLPAAIVASSLAAGAVVCLQHRRGRDIALAAVTFVFIVVQSIVGLAAHSATVYLAQPVVLGACWGIAFLVSAAVDKPLVGAFARAWYPFPEEFRASRAYRREFGLQSVVWGVYCVAAAALRLGTLLMSGVGGLVVVSLAVGAPAQIALVVWCLWHARRALTNDAEPTPPPRRRPFADGNEVQMSSSVTL